The Funiculus sociatus GB2-C1 region AGAGCCGAAATTTATCTGCGTAAGCTAGGTTTATCTAATCTCCGAGTCCGTTCCGATGGCGATACGGCCAAAATTGAGTTATCACCAGAGCAAATCAAAGAATTTGTCTTAACCACTGATTTACCAACTCTAGTTTCTGCCTTTCAGGAATTCGGCTTTATCTACGTCACCCTCGATTTAGAAGGCTACCGCAGCGGCAAATTAAATCAAGTTTTGTTGCAGAAAGTTTAACGTCGTCAATGCGTCTTGAACCTCCCAAGCCGCTAAACCTAACTTTCTCTCGTTAAGAGTCAGAGACTCTTAACGAGAACTTGGCAGAACCTCTAGTTGTGAAGGTCGAGACTCTACCTTGAAGGGGAGCATTCCCAGTCTCTAGCTTTTAACAAGTCAAGGAAACTATTGGGTAGCTACTAAATAAAATCGCGCTAAAAAAACATATGGGATTAAAGCTTGAAAGTGTCATTCCTTGGGGACGTTCATTAAAAGAATACATTGGGATGTTTCATCTAACTCCTGACGACCTCCAGAGGACAATTCTTGATTGTGCTGGTGGCCCTGCCAGCTTTAATATTGAGATGACACGCCAAGGGTACAAAGTTATATCTTGCGATCCCGTCTATCAGTTTACCGCCAGTGAAATTCAACAGCGTATCCAAGAAACCTACCAAAAAGTTATAGACGGCGTTCAATCCAACCTCGACAGATACGTTTGGCAGAATATCCAGTCACCAGAAGAAATGGGAAAAATTCGGATGTCAGCCATGCAGCAATTTCTCGAAGACTTGCCCTTAGGCATTCAACAAAAGCGATACATACCCGCTGAATTACCTGTTTTGCCCTTCAACACCAATCAATTTGATTTAGCCTTGTGCGGTCATTTCTTATTCACCTATTCTGATTTTCTCTCACAAGACTTTCACATCAACTCAATTATCGAACTTTGCCGCGTTGCCAACGAAGTGCGAATTTTTCCCCTTTTGCATCTTTCTGGAGAAGCGTCACCAATGCTTTTGCCAGTTATGAAAGAATTAGAAGCACAAGGCTACAACGTGGAAATTAAACAAGTACCTTATGAATTTCAAAAAGGTGGCAACAAAATGTTGCGGGTATTGCAAAAAAATGAGGAGTGATGAGTGCGATACATCTGTAGGGACATGGCAATGCCATGTCCTAACCAAGGTGGGCTGAACACTGAACGTCAGAAGCGGGATATATTCCACCCAACTGAGAAACGCTATAGTTGTACGTTTGGTCTTTGAGAATTTAACCCAAAACGCATAGGTAAAATAAAATTCTTCAACAGCCATGCACTCTCGTGCGCTCTTAATCGACGCATAGGGGTGGCTCCCCAACTACGCTCAAAAAGCTTCAGGGCATTCTTCTGCTTGAAGAACGCCCTGATTCAAATCGATTCATTTATTCACAGGCTTTGGAAAGCCTTATTGAATTGTTACACCACTATCCAAAACGGACTCTAGCCGATTAATTGCAATAAACCTAGCTCAGTGAAGCATTGCTGCGGTCATAGGTGGCTCGGAAGCTGGGATGAGGCTGCCCTTGAATGTGGTTCCAGTATTCAGAGCCTTCAACATCCATACCAACTTCAGCTGCTGTGCGACCTAGCATGGACTGCTGACGGTTCTTGATGATGTGGTGATGACGCATCATGAGGGCGCGAGCTTGTTCTTGAGTAGACATACCAGGTTTCTCCGTGTTGCTTAAGTGATGTTTAAAGGTCTTTCTTTTCCCTTACCTATTCAATATAACAGAAAATTCTGTATCTAAATTTACAAAACGGGTTTTTAAACAAAAATTCACAAATAATCTTGGGATCAGGTAGCATCGCGATTCCGATTTTGCATAGCCGATACTGGTCGGCAGGCAAAGGCTGTAGAATTTGACGAACAACAGACAAATCTGAAACTACTACATCCTCCAAAAGTTTGATTTAATACTTCAGATAGGTAGGCTAAAGACATATATTGGGAAGACATCAACTCTGTAGCTCAGTCCAGAAGATATAACTGACTAGGAAATAAAAAAATGCTTACTTCGTGTCATATTCTCGTAGAGGGCAACCCTGTCATCATTTATGCCAGCCGGAATGGTAGCCCTAATAAGGTTTTACCGATTCTCAAGCGATTTCTAGATAAGTTTTGGCAAGAACGAGAAACCTGTGGAGAAAACAGCGATACACCTGAGTGCTTAGCGGCTCAGATTCTGGTGCGGTTCGGCTACGAGATGTGTGAAGACGATTTTTCTAACTTGCGAGTAGGAATGAAGTTCGCTCAGGATGTGGGATATATCTACTGTGTATCTTTGGATCGCAGTGTCAATGTCTGGGTTCCAGAAGCTTCCTATCGTAATAATCCCGCGCTGGGACTTAAAGCGTGTCGTCCAGACTCCGTCCTGAGCGCTTCCTAAGAAAGGCTTTTATGCGATCGCAATCCTCTTGAAAAGCTAAGCACAGCGATCGCCTCTGGCTTGAAACGAGATATGGCTAGGCTATAGTAAGTTGTGAGTCTCAAAAAAGGGCAAAAAAAGGCAAAAGAAAGAATCTTTCCTCTTTCTTCTGCCTTTTTCCCTTTTAAGCTGCTGCTTCGTCCCACACGCGGGCAAACTGGCTTTCAGTGATCCCTGGCACCGTCTGTACCCTTCCCGTTTCAATGTCGGCGTTTACAAAAGGCTTCTGGTTACTAATAAGAAGTAGTGGAAGTCTGGTTGATACGAGTCAAACTCAAGCTTGAAACCGCATCACAGACAAGCGCGAAAACAATTACCCTGTATAGATAGGGGTTAAAACTACCACAGTTTCAGCTTTAAGAGACAACCAGCCGATCTTAGTTTCAATGTTCTCCACAATTGCAGGTTATGTAATCGTATTAATTTACACAAATGATACTGTCTTCCCAGAGGGTGTCTAACCCCTCTCACAAAGATCCACTAAGAATATTGCGATCGCATTTTTTTTAAACAAAAATTGGTTAATATAACCAATGCCCTTTCACAGCGCTTTCGGGAGCAGTTATCAAATGAGTAATTGACAATGGGTAATTGGCAATTAATAATCCCCTCTACCCTGAGTTCCTCTCCCACTTAATCCTCATCACTTTGATAAGCAGGATAATTATCTAAACCAAAAAATACAAATAATATGTTTGACGCACTTGCTGAACGCCTAGAATCTGCCTGGAAAACACTACGGGGTCAGGACAAAATTTCCCAATCCAATATCCAAGATGCGCTGCGAGAAGTTCGTCGCGCATTGCTGGAAGGGGATGTCAATCTCCAGGTAGTCAAAAATTTTATCGCCGATGTCGAAGCCAAGGCTCAAGGTGCTGAGGTAATCTCAGGAGTCCGCCCCGACCAGCAGTTCATCAAAATTGTTTACGATGAGCTGGTGCAAGTAATGGGAGAAACCAATGTTCCCATCGCCTCAGCCGATAAGCCTCCCACCATCGTCTTGATGGCTGGCTTGCAGGGAACAGGTAAAACCACAGCTACGGCAAAGCTAGCTTTGTATCTCCGCAAGCAAAATCGCAGTACCTTACTGGTAGCAACAGATATCTATCGTCCCGCAGCCATTGACCAGCTCGTGACGTTGGGCAAACAGATTGACGTGCCAGTGTTTGAACTTGGTACAGACGCCAACCCAGTCGAAATTGCGCGGCAAGGTGTCGCACAAGCTAAGGCAGACGGTGTAGACACGGTAATTATTGACACTGCTGGTCGCCTCCAAATTGACCAAGACATGATGGCTGAATTAGCCAAAATCAAGCAAACCGTCCAGCCGCACGAAACATTGCTGGTGGTGGATGCCATGACCGGGCAAGAAGCAGCAAATCTCACCCGTACTTTCCACGAACAGATTGGCATTACTGGTGCCATCCTTACCAAGCTGGATGGGGACAGTCGTGGCGGTGCGGCACTTTCTGTAAGGCAGATTTCTGGACAGCCGATTAAATTTGTCGGCGTGGGTGAAAAGGTCGAAGCCCTGCAACCTTTTTATCCTGACCGGATGGCTTCCCGGATTTTGGGCATGGGAGACGTTATCGGCTTCGTGGAGAAAGCCCAAGAGGAAATCGACCTGGCAGATGCCGAGAAGATGCAGGAGAAAATGCTCTCGGCTAAGTTTGACTTTAGCGACTTCCTCAAGCAGATGCGGCTCTTGAAGAATATGGGATCTCTGGGGGGACTCCTCAAGATGATTCCGGGGATGAACAAGATTTCCGACGAACAGCTCAAGCAGGGAGAAACCCAGCTAAAGCGGACGGAAGCAATGATTAATTCCATGACCAAACAGGAGCGCACCAACCCAGATTTATTAGCCAAGTCTCCCAGTCGCCGTCGCCGGATTGCCCGTGGTGCTGGCTATCTAGAATCCGATGTGAGCAAGCTGGTAACTGATTTCACAAAAATGAGAACAGCCATGCAGCAAATGAGTATGGGCGGCTTCCCCGGTATGCCCGGAATGATGGGCGGCGGCATGGGCGGCATGGGCGGCGGTAATCAGCCTTCTCAACCCGGTTGGCGCGGCTACTCGGCAGGAAACCCAGGCAAGAAAAAGAAAAAGGAGAAGAAGAAGAAAGGCTTCGGCACTCTCTAAAAGTTAAAAATTAGCAGTTTCTCGTTAAGAGTCAGAGACTCTTAACGAGAGAAACAGAGAACGGGCGATGAATTATGAGTTATAATTGTAAGTTCAAAACTCGTTACTCATAAGTGGATCTGGCTAATAGCTTAAAATCCAATAAGGAGCATTCTTCATCAACATGGTCAAACTGAGATTAAAGCGATTCGGCAAAAAGCGGGAAGTTAGCTATCGGATTGTAGCGGTGCATAGCACCTCCCGCCGGGATGGTCGTCCCCTGGAAGAACTGGGCTTCTACAACCCCAGAACCGATGAAGTAAGGTTGGACGAGCCTGCCATAACCAAGCGACTCAAAGAAGGAGCGCAGCCCACAGAAACTGTGCGTCGGATTCTGCAAAAAGCTAATGTCCTTGAACAATCCCGTGCAAGAGCCACCACATGAGAACGGGTTGGGTAAACCAACTCCAACAATCAAACCAGTAGGAACGTCCCCTCGTGGGGGAGTACAACCGGATTATGCCGCTCTGGTGAATTTTTTGGTGCAGCCCTTTTTAGAGTCGCCAAAGTCGCTGAGCGTAGACTGTGAAATGTCACAAGGCAACACGCGAGCCTGGCTGAGGGTTGCCTTTGAAGGTGAGGATAAGGGACGAGTATTTGGTCGAGGGGGGCGCAATATTCAGGCAATTCGGACAGTAATTGAAGCGGCTGCCCTTGCTGCTGGACAATCTGTACATCTAGATATTTATGGAAGTCCGGCGCGATCGCTTGAAACTCCCCCGGAAAACCGAGAAGGCCCCAAGAAAGATCCACCCCGTCGCCCGTCTGCTCCAATACCTTCTTCCAAATCCCGCACCAATTAAAACTTGTCAAACGCTCAAGCGATCGCGTTTAGCTTTGATGGGGAGATGGGGAGATGAGCAGAACCTACTCATCTGTCAAAAGTAAAAGGGCAAAAGCAAAAAGAATATCCAATGTCTAAAGCTGGGGGATTGAATAACGATACTTCATCGTGGTTTTTTGACCGATATGAAGCAAAAAGTATCAAAACCTACAAGTTCTTTCTTTTGGCTTTTGCCTTTTAGATTACATGATTGCCTTTTTTTTGGGACGCCCA contains the following coding sequences:
- a CDS encoding SAM-dependent methyltransferase, whose translation is MGLKLESVIPWGRSLKEYIGMFHLTPDDLQRTILDCAGGPASFNIEMTRQGYKVISCDPVYQFTASEIQQRIQETYQKVIDGVQSNLDRYVWQNIQSPEEMGKIRMSAMQQFLEDLPLGIQQKRYIPAELPVLPFNTNQFDLALCGHFLFTYSDFLSQDFHINSIIELCRVANEVRIFPLLHLSGEASPMLLPVMKELEAQGYNVEIKQVPYEFQKGGNKMLRVLQKNEE
- a CDS encoding histidine kinase translates to MLTSCHILVEGNPVIIYASRNGSPNKVLPILKRFLDKFWQERETCGENSDTPECLAAQILVRFGYEMCEDDFSNLRVGMKFAQDVGYIYCVSLDRSVNVWVPEASYRNNPALGLKACRPDSVLSAS
- the ffh gene encoding signal recognition particle protein, which translates into the protein MFDALAERLESAWKTLRGQDKISQSNIQDALREVRRALLEGDVNLQVVKNFIADVEAKAQGAEVISGVRPDQQFIKIVYDELVQVMGETNVPIASADKPPTIVLMAGLQGTGKTTATAKLALYLRKQNRSTLLVATDIYRPAAIDQLVTLGKQIDVPVFELGTDANPVEIARQGVAQAKADGVDTVIIDTAGRLQIDQDMMAELAKIKQTVQPHETLLVVDAMTGQEAANLTRTFHEQIGITGAILTKLDGDSRGGAALSVRQISGQPIKFVGVGEKVEALQPFYPDRMASRILGMGDVIGFVEKAQEEIDLADAEKMQEKMLSAKFDFSDFLKQMRLLKNMGSLGGLLKMIPGMNKISDEQLKQGETQLKRTEAMINSMTKQERTNPDLLAKSPSRRRRIARGAGYLESDVSKLVTDFTKMRTAMQQMSMGGFPGMPGMMGGGMGGMGGGNQPSQPGWRGYSAGNPGKKKKKEKKKKGFGTL
- the rpsP gene encoding 30S ribosomal protein S16, translated to MVKLRLKRFGKKREVSYRIVAVHSTSRRDGRPLEELGFYNPRTDEVRLDEPAITKRLKEGAQPTETVRRILQKANVLEQSRARATT
- a CDS encoding KH domain-containing protein, with translation MSLNNPVQEPPHENGLGKPTPTIKPVGTSPRGGVQPDYAALVNFLVQPFLESPKSLSVDCEMSQGNTRAWLRVAFEGEDKGRVFGRGGRNIQAIRTVIEAAALAAGQSVHLDIYGSPARSLETPPENREGPKKDPPRRPSAPIPSSKSRTN